Proteins from one Nitrobacteraceae bacterium AZCC 2146 genomic window:
- a CDS encoding putative metal-binding membrane protein (product_source=COG5486; cog=COG5486; pfam=PF09948; superfamily=81464; transmembrane_helix_parts=Inside_1_16,TMhelix_17_39,Outside_40_61,TMhelix_62_84,Inside_85_103,TMhelix_104_126,Outside_127_140,TMhelix_141_163,Inside_164_203,TMhelix_204_226,Outside_227_235,TMhelix_236_253,Inside_254_256) — translation MTGTSALEKVLRHDRLIAAVGLAGVVALAWLYLVAGAGIDMSMAGMPMEPMRWSAFDAALVFTMWWVMMIAMMVPSATPMILLFTTIRCKQGASVNPPMEAWIFLSGYLLIWAGFSLVATLAQWGLEHIGLPAATASTNTVRGSVILIAAGLYQFTPIKSACLRYCQSPVLFLSQHWRPGAAGALRMGLRHGNYCLGCCWFLMALLFVGGVMNLVWIAGIALYVAFEKLLPLGHRLSRATGVALVVWGTVVLARTT, via the coding sequence ATGACCGGGACGTCCGCACTCGAAAAGGTGCTGCGGCACGACCGCCTGATCGCTGCAGTCGGGCTTGCTGGAGTAGTGGCGCTGGCCTGGCTTTATCTGGTTGCCGGGGCAGGCATCGATATGAGCATGGCCGGGATGCCGATGGAGCCGATGCGGTGGTCCGCTTTCGACGCCGCGCTCGTGTTTACCATGTGGTGGGTCATGATGATCGCCATGATGGTGCCGAGTGCTACCCCCATGATCCTGCTGTTCACGACAATCAGGTGCAAGCAGGGGGCGTCGGTTAATCCACCTATGGAAGCCTGGATCTTTCTCAGTGGCTACCTCCTGATATGGGCAGGTTTCAGCCTTGTCGCGACTTTAGCTCAGTGGGGGCTCGAACACATCGGGCTGCCTGCGGCGACGGCGAGCACCAACACCGTTCGCGGTAGCGTCATCCTGATTGCCGCTGGGCTCTATCAGTTCACGCCAATCAAAAGCGCCTGCCTTCGCTACTGCCAGAGCCCGGTGCTTTTCTTGAGCCAGCATTGGCGGCCGGGCGCCGCGGGAGCATTACGTATGGGGCTCCGGCATGGCAACTACTGCCTCGGCTGTTGCTGGTTCCTAATGGCGCTGCTGTTCGTCGGCGGTGTTATGAACCTCGTCTGGATTGCTGGCATCGCTCTCTATGTCGCATTCGAGAAGCTGCTGCCGCTTGGCCACCGGCTCAGCCGCGCAACGGGTGTGGCCTTGGTCGTATGGGGTACGGTAGTTCTTGCGCGAACCACCTGA
- a CDS encoding hypothetical protein (product_source=COG5588; cog=COG5588; pfam=PF07040; superfamily=57868), with the protein MASSDWRLEGEWIKNCNCAFGCPCDFNALPTHGFCKGMVAMRITKGHFEGTKLDGLVFAATVDFPGALHEGNGKMQPIIDERATPEQRQAIFNIMSGKNSAEGTLFQIFSLIVTTIHDPLFVPFEFSFDKNGRVARLLAKGVLETEVEPIKNPVTGSPHRIQVVMPEGFEHRSAEVASANIHSTGAIKFDTEGTHSSLANVVQTPQGVAA; encoded by the coding sequence ATGGCTTCATCTGACTGGCGTCTCGAAGGTGAGTGGATCAAGAATTGCAATTGCGCGTTTGGCTGCCCATGCGATTTCAATGCTTTACCGACGCACGGCTTTTGCAAGGGCATGGTCGCCATGAGGATTACCAAAGGACATTTCGAGGGCACCAAGCTCGATGGTCTCGTTTTCGCGGCTACCGTTGATTTTCCCGGAGCGCTGCATGAGGGCAATGGCAAGATGCAGCCGATCATCGACGAGCGCGCCACGCCGGAACAGCGTCAGGCAATTTTCAACATCATGTCAGGCAAGAATTCGGCCGAGGGTACCCTTTTCCAGATATTCAGCCTGATCGTAACTACGATCCATGATCCGCTGTTTGTGCCTTTCGAATTCTCGTTCGACAAGAACGGACGCGTCGCGCGTCTTCTCGCCAAAGGTGTGCTGGAGACCGAGGTCGAGCCGATCAAGAACCCGGTGACGGGCTCTCCACATCGCATTCAAGTCGTGATGCCCGAAGGCTTCGAGCACAGATCCGCCGAGGTTGCCTCCGCCAATATCCATTCGACCGGCGCGATCAAGTTCGACACAGAAGGCACGCACAGCTCTCTCGCCAACGTCGTGCAGACACCTCAGGGTGTCGCGGCTTGA